A DNA window from Anomalospiza imberbis isolate Cuckoo-Finch-1a 21T00152 unplaced genomic scaffold, ASM3175350v1 scaffold_50, whole genome shotgun sequence contains the following coding sequences:
- the LOC137467003 gene encoding 3'-5' RNA helicase YTHDC2-like: MWRHRRVPRREPGEAAGDWVAGAAMGARAGVVRVVGVDEEVKMAVQLALERFQSGDEAEMEFPSSFTSAERAFVHRLCQSLGLVSISKGKGANRYLTVRKKDASEARAVMTCDLALYTKHTIWSLIQRFPVTNKESTELLPRTDQGNACAVESENKEVNKISFRLSDGVPQVPVKRGESEFDSFRQSLPVLEKQEEIVQIIKDNKIVLIIGETGSGKTTQIPQFILDDCYKNGTPCRVLCTQMRRLAAVAVAERVAAERREKIGQTIGYQIQLESRVSPKTLVTFCTNDMLLGTLMAGDSTFSTVTHVIVDEVHERDRFSDFLLIKLRDVLQNQNNLKLILSSAALDTNLFIRYFGSCPVIHIQGRPFEVKEMFLEDILRSTGYTNKEMVKYKEEKQQEEKQKNTLAEWCSAQGNSNKGTYQRQKSVPRANEKCEWLDDGGCTVFNQLTEKDVNCLERWRVKEMDSCLSDIWLHKDTDSFAQVLNLIFTENVSVDYRHSETGVTALMISSGRGFLSQVEQLISMGASIHCKSPNGWMAVDWARHFGQTEVVDLLESYSASFEFGNLDESSLVQNSGSDLSAEDRELLTAYHHSFDDEKVDLDLIMHLLHSICHSSDAGAILIFLPGYDEIMSLRDRILLDDKRFADNADRYQVFMLHSSLQTLDQKKVLETPPFGIRKIILSTNIAETSITVNDVVFVIDSGKVKEKSFDALSRVTMLKMGWISKASAVQRKGRAGRCQPGVCFRLFSRLRFQNMLEFQSPELLRMPFQDICLYTKILAPINCPIVDFLMKAPDPPPAVTTIDAMDPCEDLTELGYHLTELSVEPHLGKMVLYAVVLKCLDPVLTIACALAYQDPFVLPTLASQKCAAMLCKKRFAAGTFSDHMTLLRAFQAWQKARSDGWERAFCEKNFLSRATMEIIAGMRTQLLGQLRASGFVRARGGGDIRDVNANSENWAVIKAALVARMYPNLVHVDRESLRLTDAKEQKVQFHPTSVLVESQYKKIASAKGQAAAIQALPTDWLIYNEMTRAHKTANIRCCSVVTPVTVCLFSGPARLPSNALQASSSFRGGGVSNDSSDSEMEDKTAQLKLDEWLHLKLDPEAAGMLLQFRQKWHSLFLRRMRAPAKPWSQADETTLRAITAALSAEEQSAGLQQPSGIGQRPRPVTCEELPLTSTWKSTNSRKSSTETELSESSHAENVSVKSTTPALHQPKKYKEKDILLSKRSSHDRSAQSSVKPADSSSYSSPCASPSSPVSGKIVTSIVQSSITLQGNLEGKSGEKVTLIKEQSDQNARDMLEHLIVHKKLRKVEVEL, encoded by the exons ATGTGGCGACACAGGCGGGTCCCGCGGCGGGAGCCCGGCGAGGCTGCGGGGGACTGGGTTGCCGGCGCCGCGATGGGCGCCCGGGCCGGGGTCGTCAGGGTGGTCGGCGTGGACGAGGAGGTGAAAATGGCGGTGCAGCTCGCCCTGGAGCGGTTCCAGAGCGGGGACGAGGCGG AGATGGAATTTCCTTCTAGTTTCACTAGTGCTGAAAGAGCATTTGTTCACCGGCTCTGTCAGTCTCTTGGACTGGTATCTATAAGCAAAGG AAAAGGAGCCAATCGGTACCTCACTGTAAGGAAGAAGGATGCATCAGAGGCACGCGCAGTCATGACTTGTGACTTGGCTCTCTATACGAAACACACCATTTGGAGTCTAATTCAGCGCTTTCCTGTCACAAATAAGGAAAGCACGGAACTCCTGCCGAGGACAGATCAAGGAAATGCCTGTGCTGTTGAATCTG aaaacaaagaagtaAACAAGATAAGTTTTCGACTTAGTGATGGTGTCCCCCAGGTCCCAGTGAAAAGGGGGGAATCAGAGTTTGATTCCTTCAGGCAGTCACTACCAGTTCttgaaaaacaggaagaaattgtCCAaataataaaggacaataaaattgttttgattATAGGAGAGACTGGATCAGGAAAAACCACGCAA ATCCCTCAATTTATCCTTGATGACTGCTACAAGAATGGAACTCCCTGTCGTGTGCTCTGTACTCAGATGAGACGTTTAGCAGCTGTTGCTGTGGCTGAAAGAGTGGCagcagaaagaagagagaagattGGCCAGACAATTGGTTACCAGATCCAGTTAGAAAGCAG GGTTTCTCCAAAGACACTGGTAACATTCTGCACTAATGACATGCTCCTTGGCACGCTGATGGCAGGAGACAGCACCTTCTCCACTGTGACCCATGTTATTGTG GATGAAGTACATGAGAGGGATAGGTTCAGCGACTTCTTGCTAATAAAACTGAGAGATGTGCTGCAAAaccagaataatttaaaattaattctttctAGTGCTGCTCTAGATACAAATCTCTTTattaggtattttggaagctgCCCAGTAATACATA TCCAAGGGAGACCTTTTGAAGTTAAAGAGATGTTTCTGGAGGACATTTTACGAAGCACTGGGTATACAAACAAAGAGATGGTGAAgtacaaagaagaaaagcagcaag aagagaaacagaagaacaCGCTTGCTGAGTGGTGTTCAGCTCAAGGTAACAGTAACAAAGGGACATATCAGAGACAAAAATCGGTTCCAAGGGCAAATGAGAAGTGTGAATGGTTGGATGATGGTGGTTGCACAGTATTTAATCAACTG ACTGAAAAAGATGTGAATTGCCTTGAAAGGTGGAGAGTAAAAGAAATGGATTCCTGTCTTTCTGACATCTGGTTGCATAAAGATACTGATTCATTTGCTCAGGTGTTAAATcttattttcactgaaaatgtcAGTG TTGATTATAGGCACAGTGAAACTGGTGTGACTGCTCTGATGATTTCTTCAGGAAGAGGCTTTTTGAGTCAAGTAGAACAGTTGATCAGCATGGGAGCAAGTATCCACTGCAAATCACCTAATGGCTG GATGGCTGTGGACTGGGCTAGGCACTTTGGACAGACAGAGGTTGTCGATCTGTTGGAATCCTACAG CGCTTCATTCGAATTTGGAAATCTGGATGAAAGTTCCCTGGTCCAAAATAGTGGTAGTGACCTTAGTGCAGAGGACAGAGAACTACTGACAGCTTATCATCACAGTTTTGATGATGAAAAAGTGGATCTGGATCTGATAATGCACTTACTTCACAGCATCTGTCATAGTTCTGATGCAG GAGCAATCTTAATATTTCTTCCTGGGTATGATGAGATAATGAGCCTGAGGGACCGCATTCTTTTGGATGACAAGAGATTTGCTGATAATGCTGACAG ATACCAAGTTTTCATGCTTCATTCAAGTTTGCAGACTTTGGATCAGAAGAAAGTGCTTGAAACTCCACCTTTTGGCATCCGCAAAATT attcTTTCTACTAATATTGCAGAAACCAGCATAACAGTCAATGATGTGGTGTTTGTCATTGACTCAGGCAAGGTGAAAGAG aaGTCTTTTGATGCACTGAGTCGTGTTACAATGCTAAAAATGGGGTGGATTTCAAAAGCCAGTGCTGTCCAGAGAAAAGGCAG GGCTGGGCGCTGTCAGCCTGGAGTCTGCTTTCGTCTCTTCAGCAGGCTCCGATTTCAGAATATGTTGGAATTTCAATCTCCAGAACTTCTAAGAATGCCGTTTCAG GATATTTGTTTGTACACAAAAATTCTGGCTCCAATTAATTGTCCAATTGTAGACTTTCTTATGAAAGCTCCTGATCCTCCGCCTGCTGTGACT ACCATAGATGCCATGGACCCTTGTGAAGATCTCACTGAGCTTGGTTATCACCTCACTGAATTATCTGTAGAGCCACACCTCGGTAAAATGGTGTTGTATGCTGTAGTTCTGAAGTGCCTGGATCCTGTTCTGACCATTGCCTGTGCTCTTGCCTACCAAGACCCTTTTGTGCTGCCCACGCTGGCCTCCCAAAAGTGTGCAGCCATGCTGTGCAAGAAGCGTTTTGCTGCTGGGACGTTCAGTGACCACATGACCCTGCTCAGGGCTTTCCAG gcaTGGCAGAAGGCACGCAGTGATGGCTGGGAGAGAGCCTTCTGTGAAAAGAACTTCCTGTCCCGAGCCACAATGGAAATCATTGCAGGAATGAGAACACAGTTGCTTGGCCAACTTAGAGCCTCAG GTTTTGTGAGagccagaggaggaggtgatATTAGAGATGTTAATGCTAACTCTGAGAACTGGGCTGTAATTAAAGCTGCCTTAGTGGCCAGGATGTATCCCAATCTTGTGCATGTAGACAGAGAAAGCCTGCGGTTGACTGATGCAAAGGAGCAGAAAGTGCAATTTCATCCTACCTCTGTTCTTGTTGAGTCTCAGtataaaaag ATTGCCTCAGCAAAAGGACAAGCTGCAGCCATCCAGGCCCTCCCTACAGACTGGCTTATATATAATGAAATGACGAGAGCTCACAAGACAGCAAACATCAGGTGCTGCTCTGTTGTGACACCTGTCACCGTGTGTCTCTTCAGTGGACCAGCCAGACTGCCAAGTAATGCCTTGCAGGCATCTTCATCCTTTCGAG GGGGAGGGGTATCTAATGATAGCAGTGACAGTGAGATGGAGGACAAAACTGCACAGCTGAAGCTGGATGAATGGCTCCATCTCAAACTGGACCCTGAA GCTGCTGGTATGCTGCTGCAATTCAGGCAGAAGTGGCACAGCTTGTTCCTGCGTCGTATGCGAGCTCCTGCTAAGCCATGGTCTCAGGCTGATGAAACAACTTTAAGAGCAAttacagctgctctgagtgctgaAGAACAGTCTGCAGGTCTGCAGCAGCCTTCAGGAATTGGCCAGAGACCAAGACCTGTGACTTGTGAAGAACTTCCTTTGACATCTACATGGAAGTCAAccaacagcagaaaaagctcaACAGAAACTGAATTGTCTGAGTCCTCTCATGCTGAAAA TGTTTCAGTGAAATCTACTACTCCTGCACTCCACCAGCCAAAGAAGTacaaagaaaaagacattttgctCTCCAAACGATCCTCACATGACAGATCAGCTCAGTCCTCGGTGAAGCCTGCAGACAGCAGTAGCTATTCCAGCCCCTGTGCTAGTCCTTCTTCTCCAGTGTCTGGAAAG ATAGTAACCAGCATTGTCCAAAGCAGCATCACGCTGCAAGGTAACCTAGAAGGGAAAAGTGGTGAAAAAGTAACCTTAATAAAAGAACAGAGTGATCAGAATGCCAGAGATATGCTTGAACATCTCATTGTCCACAAGAAACTGAGAAAAGTAGAAGTTGAACTTTAA